One segment of Vogesella indigofera DNA contains the following:
- the alkB gene encoding DNA oxidative demethylase AlkB: protein MTADLFADQPPQWQESLGDGALVLRGFALPYAAALLQALPSLLAQAPLRHMLTPGGQPMSVAMSSCGDYGWVSDRRGYRYAAQDPASGEPWPPLPADWLRLAASAAAAAGFAGFEPDACLINCYQPGARMALHQDRDERDFSQPIVSVSLGLPVVFLFGGMQRSERAQRVSLAHGDVVVWGGPARLRYHGVLPLQPGSHPLLGAQRINLTFRKAR, encoded by the coding sequence ATGACGGCCGACCTGTTTGCCGACCAGCCGCCACAGTGGCAGGAGTCGCTCGGCGACGGTGCGCTGGTGCTGCGCGGCTTTGCGCTGCCGTACGCGGCGGCGCTACTGCAGGCCTTGCCATCCTTGCTGGCGCAGGCGCCGTTGCGCCACATGCTCACCCCGGGCGGCCAGCCGATGTCGGTGGCGATGAGCAGTTGCGGCGACTACGGCTGGGTCAGCGATCGCCGCGGCTACCGCTACGCGGCGCAGGACCCGGCCAGCGGCGAGCCATGGCCGCCGCTGCCGGCGGACTGGTTGCGCTTGGCCGCCAGCGCGGCGGCGGCGGCCGGTTTTGCCGGTTTTGAACCGGATGCCTGCCTGATCAACTGCTATCAGCCGGGCGCGCGCATGGCGCTGCATCAGGACCGCGACGAGCGCGACTTCAGCCAGCCCATCGTGTCGGTATCGCTGGGGCTGCCGGTGGTGTTTCTGTTTGGCGGCATGCAGCGCAGCGAGCGTGCGCAACGGGTGTCGCTGGCGCACGGCGACGTGGTGGTGTGGGGCGGACCGGCGCGCCTGCGCTACCACGGCGTGCTGCCGCTGCAGCCGGGCAGCCATCCGCTGCTGGGGGCGCAGCGCATCAATCTCACTTTCCGCAAGGCGCGCTAG
- the truB gene encoding tRNA pseudouridine(55) synthase TruB, which yields MSAPRRVKLPINGVLLLDKPYDVSSNGALQKARWLYSAAKAGHTGVLDPLATGLLPVCFGEATKFSSYLLDADKGYRATVKFGQVTTTGDIEGEVVIERPVTFDRTALEQTLAAFCGVITQVPPMYSALKFQGRPLYEYAREGIEIERAGREVTIHRIELLSFDGVDTAVIEVLCSKGTYIRTLAQDVGERLGCGAHLTGLRRTTTGGFRLEDAHTLEAIEALPREARDGLLLPVDILVSHFPEQTLAAEDARRFCHGQAVRGAKNCATMQRFRVYQAQTREFLGLADASEDGLLQPVRVMVAPATE from the coding sequence ATGAGTGCACCACGTCGGGTGAAATTGCCGATCAACGGCGTGCTGCTGCTGGACAAGCCTTACGACGTCAGCTCCAACGGTGCCCTGCAGAAGGCGCGCTGGCTGTATAGCGCCGCCAAGGCGGGCCATACCGGCGTGCTCGATCCGCTGGCGACCGGCCTGCTGCCGGTGTGCTTTGGCGAGGCGACCAAGTTTTCGTCCTATCTGCTGGATGCCGACAAGGGCTACCGCGCCACCGTCAAGTTCGGCCAGGTCACCACCACCGGTGACATCGAGGGCGAGGTGGTCATCGAACGGCCGGTGACGTTTGACCGTACGGCGCTGGAACAAACGTTGGCCGCATTCTGCGGTGTGATTACCCAGGTGCCGCCGATGTATTCGGCGCTGAAATTCCAGGGGCGGCCGCTGTACGAGTATGCGCGCGAAGGCATCGAGATCGAGCGAGCCGGGCGCGAGGTCACCATCCATCGCATCGAGCTGCTGTCGTTTGACGGTGTCGATACCGCGGTGATCGAGGTGCTGTGCAGCAAGGGTACCTATATCCGTACCCTGGCACAGGATGTGGGCGAGCGGCTTGGTTGCGGCGCGCACCTCACCGGCCTGCGCCGTACCACCACCGGTGGCTTCCGGCTGGAGGACGCGCACACGCTGGAAGCCATCGAGGCCCTGCCGCGCGAGGCGCGCGACGGCCTACTGCTGCCGGTCGATATCCTGGTGTCGCATTTCCCCGAACAAACGTTGGCCGCAGAAGACGCGCGCCGTTTTTGTCACGGCCAGGCCGTGCGCGGTGCCAAAAACTGTGCGACAATGCAGCGCTTTCGTGTTTACCAAGCGCAGACACGGGAGTTTCTCGGACTGGCGGATGCAAGCGAAGATGGCTTGCTTCAACCGGTGCGGGTAATGGTTGCTCCGGCAACCGAATAG
- the ada gene encoding bifunctional DNA-binding transcriptional regulator/O6-methylguanine-DNA methyltransferase Ada, which yields MNATAKRRALAAATESDPRWAAVLARDARADGRFYYSVQSTGVYCRPSCAARQARPENVCFHASCADAERAGFRPCRRCKPDQPSLAQQHAQKVTVACRLIDDADTLPDLATLAAAVGLSRYHFHRLFKQHTGLTPKAYAAARRAERVRNGLKQHDTVTAAIFDAGFNANSRFYAQADAVLGMTPGDYRAGGARTVIRFAVGQCTLGAILVAQSERGVCAISLGDDAEALLHELQDRFPRAELIGGDAAFEQLVATVVGFVEAPALGLDLPLDVRGTAFQQRVWQALREIPPGETASYRDIARRIGAPQAVRAVAGACAANVLAVAIPCHRVVRTDGSLSGYRWGVARKQALLAREAKP from the coding sequence ATGAACGCGACAGCAAAACGCCGCGCCCTGGCGGCGGCAACGGAAAGCGACCCGCGCTGGGCGGCGGTGCTGGCACGCGATGCGCGCGCCGACGGCCGCTTCTATTACTCGGTGCAGAGCACCGGCGTCTACTGCCGGCCGTCGTGTGCGGCGCGGCAGGCGCGGCCGGAGAACGTGTGCTTTCATGCCAGCTGCGCCGACGCCGAACGTGCCGGCTTTCGCCCCTGCCGGCGCTGCAAGCCGGACCAGCCGTCGCTGGCGCAGCAGCACGCGCAGAAGGTCACCGTCGCCTGCCGCCTGATCGACGACGCGGACACGCTGCCGGACCTGGCAACGTTGGCCGCAGCGGTCGGCCTCAGCCGCTACCACTTCCATCGCCTGTTCAAGCAGCACACCGGGCTGACACCGAAGGCCTACGCCGCCGCGCGTCGCGCCGAGCGCGTGCGCAACGGACTGAAGCAGCATGACACGGTGACGGCGGCGATTTTCGACGCCGGTTTCAACGCCAACAGCCGCTTCTACGCGCAGGCCGACGCGGTGCTGGGCATGACGCCCGGCGACTACCGCGCCGGCGGCGCGCGCACGGTGATCCGCTTCGCCGTCGGCCAGTGCACGCTGGGCGCGATCCTGGTGGCGCAGAGCGAACGCGGCGTGTGCGCGATTTCGCTGGGGGATGACGCCGAGGCGCTGCTGCACGAGCTGCAGGACCGCTTCCCGCGTGCCGAGCTGATCGGCGGTGACGCCGCCTTCGAGCAACTGGTGGCGACGGTGGTCGGCTTTGTCGAGGCGCCGGCGCTGGGGCTGGACCTGCCGCTGGACGTGCGCGGCACCGCCTTCCAGCAGCGGGTGTGGCAGGCTTTGCGCGAGATTCCGCCCGGCGAGACCGCCAGTTACCGCGACATCGCCCGGCGTATCGGCGCGCCGCAGGCGGTGCGCGCGGTGGCCGGCGCCTGTGCGGCCAACGTGCTGGCGGTGGCCATTCCCTGTCACCGCGTGGTGCGCACCGACGGCAGCCTGTCCGGCTACCGCTGGGGCGTGGCGCGCAAACAGGCACTGCTGGCGCGCGAGGCCAAACCGTGA
- the pnp gene encoding polyribonucleotide nucleotidyltransferase, translated as MFNKVTKSFQYGRHTVTLETGEVARQASGAVVVTVEDTVVLVSVVGSKNVKPGQDFFPLTVDYLERTYAAGKIPGGFFKREGKQSEKEILTCRLIDRPIRPLFPEGFYHDVQIVATVMSLNPEVDSDIPAMIGASAALAISGLPFNGPIGAARVGYANGEYILNPTATELLTSDMDLVVAGTQRAVLMVESEAKELSEAIMLGGVVFGHEQLQAAINAINEFADEVNPVMWDWTAPAQNEELIGKIRDISGEMIANAFRIRQKGARSEALGAAWSAVKSVLINEDTDTLLANEIKGIFKSLEAEIVRGQILAGEPRIDGRDTRTVRPIAIRTGVLPRVHGSALFTRGETQAIVTTTLGTKRDEQIIDALAGEYTDRFMLHYNFPPYSTGEAGRMGPPKRREIGHGRLAKRALAQVLPSEADFGYTMRIVSEITESNGSSSMASVCGGCLSLLSAGVPLKAHVAGIAMGLILEGNRFAVLTDILGDEDHLGDMDFKVAGTAAGITALQMDIKIQGITKDIMQIALEQAKEGRIHILGHMKEAIEGPQELSTHAPRLYVMKINPEKIREVIGKGGETIRAITKDTGCEINIGEDGTITIASVSTESAEAAKKRIEEITAEVEVGKVYEGPVVKILDNNVGAIVSIMPGKDGLVHISQIAHERIKNVADYLQEGQIVKVKAIEMDDRGRVRLSIKALLDNPAAAPASGDAAFGLKTGA; from the coding sequence GTGTTTAATAAAGTTACCAAATCGTTCCAGTACGGTCGTCACACCGTGACCCTGGAAACCGGCGAAGTTGCCCGTCAGGCATCCGGTGCCGTAGTCGTTACTGTTGAAGATACCGTGGTGCTGGTATCGGTTGTCGGCTCCAAGAACGTCAAGCCGGGCCAGGACTTCTTCCCGCTGACCGTGGACTACCTGGAGCGTACCTACGCTGCCGGCAAGATCCCGGGCGGCTTCTTCAAGCGTGAAGGCAAGCAGTCCGAAAAAGAAATCCTGACCTGCCGCCTGATCGACCGTCCGATCCGTCCGCTGTTCCCGGAAGGCTTCTACCACGACGTGCAGATCGTGGCCACCGTGATGTCGCTGAACCCGGAAGTGGATTCCGACATCCCGGCAATGATCGGTGCCTCCGCTGCACTGGCGATCTCCGGTCTGCCGTTCAACGGCCCGATCGGCGCCGCCCGCGTTGGTTACGCCAATGGCGAATACATCCTCAACCCGACCGCTACCGAGCTGCTGACTTCGGACATGGATCTGGTGGTGGCCGGTACCCAGCGTGCCGTACTGATGGTGGAATCCGAAGCCAAGGAACTGTCCGAAGCGATCATGCTCGGCGGCGTGGTGTTCGGCCACGAGCAGCTGCAAGCCGCGATCAACGCCATCAACGAATTCGCTGACGAAGTGAACCCGGTGATGTGGGACTGGACCGCACCGGCCCAGAACGAAGAGCTGATCGGTAAGATCCGCGACATCTCCGGCGAAATGATCGCCAACGCCTTCCGCATCCGCCAGAAGGGCGCCCGTTCCGAAGCACTGGGTGCCGCCTGGTCCGCAGTGAAGAGCGTACTGATCAACGAAGACACCGACACCCTGCTGGCCAACGAGATCAAGGGCATCTTCAAGTCGCTGGAAGCCGAAATCGTGCGTGGCCAGATCCTGGCCGGCGAACCGCGTATCGACGGTCGCGACACCCGCACCGTGCGTCCGATCGCCATCCGCACCGGCGTGCTGCCGCGCGTACACGGTTCCGCGCTGTTCACCCGTGGCGAAACCCAGGCCATCGTGACCACCACGCTGGGCACCAAGCGTGACGAGCAGATCATCGACGCGCTGGCCGGTGAATACACCGACCGCTTCATGCTGCACTACAACTTCCCGCCGTACTCCACCGGTGAAGCCGGCCGCATGGGCCCGCCGAAGCGTCGTGAAATCGGTCACGGCCGTCTGGCCAAGCGTGCACTGGCGCAGGTACTGCCATCGGAAGCCGACTTCGGCTACACCATGCGTATCGTGTCGGAAATCACCGAATCCAACGGCTCCTCGTCGATGGCATCGGTATGTGGCGGCTGCCTGTCGCTGCTGTCCGCCGGTGTGCCGCTGAAGGCGCACGTGGCCGGCATCGCCATGGGCCTGATCCTGGAAGGCAACCGCTTCGCGGTGCTGACCGACATCCTGGGTGACGAAGACCACCTCGGCGACATGGACTTCAAGGTTGCCGGTACCGCTGCCGGTATCACCGCGCTGCAGATGGACATCAAGATCCAGGGCATCACCAAGGACATCATGCAGATCGCGCTGGAGCAGGCCAAGGAAGGTCGTATCCACATCCTCGGTCACATGAAAGAGGCGATCGAAGGCCCGCAAGAGCTGTCGACCCACGCGCCACGCCTGTACGTGATGAAGATCAACCCGGAGAAAATCCGTGAAGTGATCGGCAAGGGCGGCGAAACCATCCGCGCCATCACCAAGGACACCGGTTGCGAGATCAATATCGGCGAAGACGGCACCATCACCATCGCTTCGGTTTCGACCGAAAGCGCGGAAGCGGCCAAGAAGCGCATCGAAGAGATCACTGCCGAAGTGGAAGTGGGCAAGGTCTACGAAGGTCCGGTTGTGAAGATCCTCGACAACAACGTCGGTGCTATCGTCTCGATCATGCCGGGCAAGGATGGTCTGGTACACATTTCGCAGATCGCGCACGAGCGCATCAAGAACGTGGCCGACTACCTGCAGGAAGGCCAGATCGTGAAAGTGAAAGCGATCGAGATGGATGACCGCGGTCGCGTGCGTCTGTCGATCAAGGCGCTGCTGGACAATCCGGCGGCGGCTCCGGCCAGCGGCGACGCTGCCTTCGGCCTGAAAACCGGCGCCTAA
- the rpsO gene encoding 30S ribosomal protein S15 encodes MAMTAAQKAQIVKDYQRQEGDTGSTEVQVALLTARINDLTPHFKANTKDHHSRRGLLKLVSSRRRLLDYLKRTDVAGYRALIARLGLRK; translated from the coding sequence ATGGCAATGACCGCCGCTCAAAAAGCACAGATCGTTAAAGACTACCAGCGCCAGGAAGGCGACACCGGTTCTACCGAAGTTCAGGTAGCGCTGCTGACCGCTCGTATCAACGATCTGACCCCGCACTTCAAAGCGAACACCAAGGATCATCACAGCCGTCGCGGCCTGCTGAAACTGGTTAGCTCCCGTCGTCGTCTGCTTGACTACCTCAAGCGCACTGACGTCGCTGGCTACCGCGCTCTGATCGCTCGTCTGGGTCTGCGTAAGTAA
- a CDS encoding DNA-3-methyladenine glycosylase family protein: MSTLPHAPYYGPYHAASRHLAAIDADWARLVAEVGHCRLQPKPAREPYEALVRAVAYQQLHVRAGDAMLARLLACQPQPAFPTPAQLLALDSGQLRGCGFSGRKSDTIHAIAAATLNGRVPSRQEAARLSDAALIERLVTLPGIGRWTVEMLLLYTLARPDILPVDDFGVREGYRFLKALPALPGRRELLAATAACSPYRSVATWYLWQVPSLADYQPRPGKRRAQVGSEG; this comes from the coding sequence ATGTCTACCCTGCCGCACGCCCCCTACTATGGCCCCTACCACGCCGCCAGCCGGCATCTGGCCGCCATCGATGCCGACTGGGCGCGACTGGTGGCCGAGGTCGGCCACTGCCGGCTGCAGCCCAAGCCGGCGCGCGAACCGTACGAGGCGCTGGTGCGCGCCGTCGCCTACCAGCAACTGCACGTGCGCGCCGGCGATGCCATGCTGGCTCGGCTGCTGGCCTGCCAGCCGCAGCCAGCGTTCCCGACACCGGCGCAACTACTGGCGCTGGACAGCGGACAGTTGCGCGGCTGCGGCTTTTCCGGGCGCAAGAGTGACACCATCCACGCCATCGCCGCCGCCACGCTGAACGGCCGCGTGCCGTCACGGCAGGAGGCCGCGCGGCTGAGCGATGCCGCACTGATCGAACGGCTGGTGACCTTGCCGGGCATCGGCCGCTGGACGGTGGAAATGCTGCTGCTCTACACCCTGGCACGGCCGGACATCCTGCCGGTCGATGACTTCGGCGTGCGCGAGGGCTACCGCTTCCTGAAAGCCCTGCCGGCGCTGCCCGGCCGCCGCGAGCTGCTGGCCGCCACTGCCGCCTGCAGCCCCTACCGCAGCGTCGCGACCTGGTATCTGTGGCAGGTGCCGAGCCTCGCCGACTACCAGCCGCGACCGGGCAAGCGCCGCGCACAGGTCGGCAGCGAAGGCTGA